The Motacilla alba alba isolate MOTALB_02 chromosome 14, Motacilla_alba_V1.0_pri, whole genome shotgun sequence genome includes a region encoding these proteins:
- the CARHSP1 gene encoding calcium-regulated heat-stable protein 1 isoform X1: MSSEPTSSSSQQSPGSPPSLHLPESRRPRERSPSPLRGYLIPSPLPTRRTRTFSATVRASEGPIYKGVCKCFCRSKGHGFITPADGGPDIFVHISEFLEASVEVLNELQEAQEVAEPMEVLCGAIHGRLGDQQGSEVTENSCTKMFPRDFGFFPRGLTKALEYE; this comes from the exons ATGTCTTCTGAGCCCACCTCATCCTCCTCGCAGCAGTCCCCCGGCTCTCCCCCGTCGCTGCACCTGCCCGAGAGCCGGCGGCCGCGGGAGCGCTCCCCGTCGCCGCTGCGGGGGTACCTGATCCCCAGCCCGCTGCCCACCCGCCGCACCAGGACCTTCTCGGC CACGGTGAGAGCCTCGGAGGGGCCCATCTACAAGGGGGTCTGCAAGTGCTTCTGCCGCTCCAAAGGCCACGGCTTCATCACCCCTGCGGACGGAGGGCCCGACATCTTCGTGCACATCTCAGA GTTTCTTGAGGCAAGTGTCGAGGTGTTAAATGAACTTCAAGAAGCCCAGGAGGTAGCAGAGCCCATGGAAGTGCTCTGTGGTGCCATCCATGGCAGGCTTGGTGACCAGCAAGGCTCGGAAGTCACCGAAAACTCTTGTACCAAAATGTTTCCACGTGACTTTGGCTTTTTCCCAAGAGGTTTAACTAAAGCTCTGGAATATGAATAG